In a single window of the Deltaproteobacteria bacterium genome:
- a CDS encoding NDP-sugar synthase, which yields MLFAAGLGTRLRPLTDNLPKCLVPVNGRPMIDYPLMLLRHYGIREIVVNVHHHADRVEEHLGDGSRFGVDIAYSREPVLLDTGGGLLGAKRFLDQDTFVIMNSDVLIDLRLDEVLRFHRVREPAATLVLRKDPLADKYGAIWTDAEGTICKLLHHETPSATPAALEQHMFTGVHVVEPRIFQYMEGPEPFSITRATYPRMLAGCERLCGFPCDGDWLDMGTPERLAAAETQLRDGSLRPHYL from the coding sequence ATGCTCTTCGCCGCCGGTCTGGGCACCCGGCTCCGGCCCCTCACCGACAACCTGCCCAAGTGCCTCGTCCCGGTCAACGGCCGGCCCATGATCGACTACCCGCTGATGCTGCTGCGCCACTACGGAATTCGCGAGATCGTGGTCAACGTCCACCACCACGCGGATCGAGTGGAGGAGCACCTGGGCGACGGCTCGCGTTTCGGCGTGGACATCGCCTATTCCCGGGAACCCGTGCTGCTGGATACCGGCGGCGGCCTCCTGGGAGCCAAGAGGTTCCTGGACCAGGACACCTTCGTGATCATGAACAGTGACGTGCTGATCGATCTACGGCTGGACGAAGTGCTGCGGTTTCACCGGGTTCGCGAACCCGCGGCAACGCTCGTCCTGAGAAAAGATCCCTTGGCCGACAAGTACGGGGCCATCTGGACCGACGCCGAGGGAACAATCTGCAAACTGCTGCACCACGAAACCCCGAGCGCCACGCCGGCCGCATTGGAGCAGCACATGTTCACCGGAGTTCACGTGGTTGAGCCCCGGATCTTCCAGTACATGGAAGGTCCGGAGCCCTTCAGTATCACCCGCGCCACCTACCCCCGAATGCTCGCCGGCTGCGAGCGCCTTTGCGGCTTTCCCTGCGACGGGGACTGGCTGGATATGGGGACTCCGGAGCGGCTGGCAGCCGCGGAAACGCAGTTGCGCGACGGTAGCCTCAGGCCCCACTATCTATAG